The following proteins are co-located in the Microbulbifer sp. VAAF005 genome:
- a CDS encoding DUF1272 domain-containing protein, whose translation MLELRPNCENCDKDLPPNSEEAMICTYECTFCQPCVETLLSNVCPNCGGNFCPRPIRPQVARRSGVGISYQPASQKRVNTRFSKDEICSFTDSVKNIPPADR comes from the coding sequence ATGTTGGAGTTAAGGCCGAACTGTGAGAATTGCGATAAAGATCTACCGCCAAACTCGGAAGAGGCGATGATATGTACTTACGAATGTACTTTCTGCCAGCCCTGTGTCGAGACATTACTCAGTAACGTCTGCCCTAACTGTGGCGGTAATTTTTGCCCCCGCCCCATTCGGCCCCAGGTTGCGCGGCGTAGTGGTGTGGGTATTAGCTATCAACCGGCCTCACAGAAGCGAGTCAATACTCGATTTAGTAAAGATGAAATCTGCTCGTTTACCGATAGCGTGAAAAATATCCCCCCCGCTGATCGCTAA
- the glk gene encoding glucokinase, with product MTSIVADIGGTNARFAIAKPVAEGYQLEELKVVDCQRFEGFDAALQHWLDGLNQPRPEKACIAAAGPLEMTPTGGKVYMTNLGWTIDAGELAQEFSFPHLELINDFAALAQSLPRLAESDYQVLRDTPRQAGAPMAVLGPGTGLGVAGLAEADGRYHVLAGEGGHANLTVSTERELQLLQILMKTQLPVFNEWVLSGNGLVNLYRAVCELNGEIAEDLTPPDISARGLEGSDPLCREALIDFLNFLGSAAGDAALYMGARGGVFLGGGILPRIAELLPESEFEQRFLTKGRVAQWMEAVPVYALNAGYQALIGAAVQLEG from the coding sequence ATGACGAGTATCGTAGCGGATATCGGTGGGACCAATGCCCGATTTGCCATCGCCAAGCCTGTAGCAGAGGGTTACCAGCTGGAAGAACTCAAAGTCGTTGATTGCCAACGCTTCGAGGGGTTTGATGCAGCACTACAACACTGGCTCGATGGATTAAACCAGCCGCGTCCGGAAAAGGCGTGTATTGCAGCAGCCGGTCCGCTGGAGATGACTCCAACTGGTGGAAAGGTTTATATGACCAATCTGGGCTGGACTATTGACGCTGGGGAGCTGGCTCAAGAGTTTAGCTTTCCCCATTTAGAGCTGATCAATGATTTTGCCGCCTTGGCTCAGTCTCTGCCCCGTCTGGCCGAATCAGATTACCAGGTGCTGCGCGATACTCCCCGGCAGGCAGGTGCCCCTATGGCGGTGCTCGGTCCCGGAACCGGCCTCGGTGTTGCCGGGCTGGCTGAAGCTGATGGCCGATACCATGTGCTGGCGGGAGAGGGTGGGCATGCCAACCTGACAGTCTCCACTGAGCGTGAATTGCAGTTGCTGCAAATCCTGATGAAAACCCAGTTACCCGTTTTCAATGAATGGGTTTTGTCGGGCAATGGGCTGGTTAATCTCTATCGCGCAGTTTGCGAGCTGAACGGAGAGATCGCTGAGGACCTGACGCCCCCCGATATTAGCGCCCGTGGCCTTGAAGGTTCAGATCCGCTGTGCCGTGAAGCTCTGATAGATTTCCTCAATTTCCTCGGCAGTGCGGCCGGAGATGCGGCTTTGTATATGGGCGCTCGTGGTGGGGTATTTTTGGGCGGTGGTATACTGCCCAGGATCGCTGAACTGCTACCTGAGAGCGAGTTTGAGCAGCGTTTCCTGACGAAAGGGCGTGTCGCTCAATGGATGGAGGCCGTTCCGGTATACGCGTTGAACGCGGGTTATCAGGCCTTGATTGGCGCTGCAGTACAGCTTGAGGGGTAA
- a CDS encoding TonB-dependent receptor, with product MSLSNNGKGALRPTLLSAAIAASVSTSVGAYAQEQETLEEVTVTGIRTSVLDSVEAKRAADVVADVVDAGALSSLPDQSIADALGRLPGVTTVRSNGQSSQLNIRGMNGDFLQTTLNGREQASTSGYTESTRWISFDQYPAELINQAAVYKTPKASHIEGGVAGSVELKTANPLDAEKEHNFNANVRMSFNDAADDVGADEFGERVTLSYMGKFMDDKVGVALGYSHLEQPNSFVKSRTGADAQIGYEPPASDYDGDGSADALPRAFQWQSGDGTDTRNGYLASVVFEPTDGFKAQLDYFKSDFERVDTRHGITVGGLANTDMYTLSDTEVNGGVVTDGTVIITDPKTVYDSSPWFESRSEDQSTQADSDSIGLNLEWNFGDRHTLAVDYSYSKGTKTRKDQIVSMHAYDLTYNDDGNLETWEEAAGQSFAYSLNGDGIPSGVFSGVDFTDLDTMRLSRYEEYPHEYTDKVEAFKFDYKFDLEWRAIASIETGFRVSERTFDSERGAFLYGSRDGQFNDYCADNLSDIDCEPQLLDGYVSIESTNGIPQFVVNDMDALASSIFGAGNYEGKKVFSQDWTFVESGAVREEVFAYYLMANIETQLGSIPVTGNFGVRVVETDVKSSGIQNVGAGNGIEITDDVGVTSDSYDYVEYGPEYTDTLPSLNLNFELTEQDYIRFAAAKVMGRPPVGQLKGALAPGTVLTTMALRSTTFGPRGLPTSILSVQTSLTWLMSTISKMAAR from the coding sequence ATGAGTCTATCCAATAACGGTAAAGGGGCGCTCAGACCCACTTTGCTATCTGCTGCCATCGCGGCCTCCGTGTCCACCTCGGTTGGGGCCTATGCGCAGGAGCAGGAAACACTGGAAGAAGTAACAGTTACCGGTATTCGCACCAGCGTTTTGGACTCCGTTGAAGCCAAGCGCGCCGCCGATGTTGTGGCCGATGTGGTAGATGCGGGCGCTCTGTCATCTCTTCCCGACCAATCAATCGCCGATGCCCTGGGCCGTCTGCCCGGCGTAACCACCGTGCGATCGAACGGTCAGTCCTCACAGCTAAATATCCGCGGTATGAACGGCGACTTCCTGCAGACCACCCTGAATGGTCGTGAGCAGGCCTCTACCAGTGGTTATACCGAAAGTACTCGCTGGATATCTTTTGACCAGTACCCAGCTGAGCTGATTAATCAGGCTGCGGTCTACAAGACTCCGAAAGCCTCTCATATCGAAGGTGGTGTAGCGGGCTCTGTAGAGCTGAAAACAGCCAATCCTCTCGACGCCGAGAAAGAACACAACTTTAATGCCAATGTGCGTATGTCGTTTAACGACGCAGCAGACGACGTCGGTGCCGACGAGTTCGGTGAGCGTGTCACCCTGTCGTACATGGGTAAATTTATGGATGACAAGGTGGGCGTCGCCCTGGGTTACTCCCACCTTGAGCAGCCGAATAGCTTTGTAAAGTCCCGCACAGGTGCAGACGCCCAGATCGGTTATGAACCGCCGGCAAGCGATTACGATGGTGACGGCAGCGCAGATGCTTTGCCGCGCGCATTCCAATGGCAGTCAGGTGATGGTACCGATACCCGCAATGGTTACCTGGCTAGCGTCGTTTTTGAGCCTACCGATGGTTTCAAGGCCCAGTTGGATTACTTCAAATCTGACTTTGAGCGTGTGGATACTCGCCACGGTATTACGGTTGGTGGGCTGGCCAATACAGACATGTATACCCTTTCCGATACGGAAGTAAACGGCGGAGTGGTTACCGATGGAACGGTAATTATTACCGATCCAAAAACTGTTTACGATTCCAGCCCCTGGTTTGAATCCCGCTCTGAGGATCAATCAACTCAGGCGGACAGCGATAGTATTGGCCTGAACCTGGAGTGGAATTTTGGTGACCGCCATACCCTGGCCGTTGACTACTCCTATAGTAAGGGCACCAAGACGCGCAAGGATCAGATTGTATCCATGCACGCTTACGACCTGACCTACAATGACGATGGAAATTTAGAGACCTGGGAAGAAGCTGCTGGGCAGAGCTTTGCCTATTCCCTTAATGGTGATGGTATTCCCTCAGGCGTTTTCTCCGGTGTAGATTTCACCGATCTGGATACCATGCGTTTGTCGCGCTATGAAGAGTACCCCCACGAGTACACAGATAAAGTTGAAGCCTTCAAGTTCGATTACAAGTTTGACTTGGAGTGGCGAGCCATTGCCTCTATAGAGACTGGATTCCGTGTATCTGAGCGTACTTTCGATTCTGAGCGTGGTGCTTTCCTGTACGGTAGCCGCGATGGTCAATTCAATGACTACTGTGCGGATAACCTGTCCGACATCGATTGTGAGCCGCAACTACTGGACGGCTATGTCAGCATTGAATCTACCAATGGGATACCACAATTCGTAGTCAACGATATGGATGCCCTGGCTTCCAGTATTTTTGGTGCCGGTAATTACGAAGGTAAAAAGGTATTTAGCCAGGACTGGACTTTCGTTGAGTCCGGTGCTGTGAGAGAGGAAGTTTTTGCCTACTACCTGATGGCCAATATTGAAACCCAGTTGGGTAGTATTCCAGTAACTGGTAATTTCGGTGTACGGGTTGTTGAAACCGATGTGAAGTCCAGCGGTATCCAAAATGTGGGTGCTGGCAATGGTATCGAAATTACTGATGATGTGGGTGTAACATCAGATAGCTACGACTATGTTGAGTACGGCCCCGAATACACAGACACCCTGCCTTCCCTTAACTTGAACTTTGAGCTGACCGAGCAGGACTACATTCGCTTTGCAGCAGCTAAAGTTATGGGCCGTCCGCCGGTTGGGCAGCTGAAGGGGGCGCTGGCTCCTGGAACAGTGTTAACAACGATGGCGCTACGGAGTACAACGTTTGGACCAAGGGGTCTCCCTACCTCGATCCTTTCCGTGCAAACCAGTTTGACTTGGCTTATGAGCACTATTTCGAAGATGGCGGCGCGGTAA
- a CDS encoding tryptophan halogenase family protein, with protein MSNQRKKIIILGGGTAGWITANLMATHWQDKGFEITLVESPDIGIIGVGEGSTPPLKGFMETIGVSESEWMPACNATYKVGITFRDWSVKPGFTEYVHPFVGQPDQFTIPAFFHNSYLRRKGVDLEGHPDHFFLATEMIRQKLSPVAPENFPFEIAYGYHFDSGLLGQFLRRVAEKKGVRYKVATVAGAMLDAQGNIDHLKTTDGEVLKADLYVDSSGFRGSLIQQSLKVPFISSAESLFNDSAVVFATDQDKEYAPHTISTAMKYGWAWKIPLTNRNGNGYVYSSRFVDDDKAETEFRAHLGLLDSDVEARRLKFKVGRVAQHWAKNCLAVGLSQGFIEPLEATALDMVQETVVRFIEAYNNGDHTDKYRDDFNNRISARFDAVRDYIVCHYRISSRTDTDYWIANGTNEKISPSLRSILMSWMAGKNITDELLNQKLDVYFPNVSWNCLLTGKGIYPGQEQLRLGNELAHKYKLDEIRDFNRRCALNFMPHMDQLNQLRMG; from the coding sequence ATGAGCAATCAACGCAAAAAAATAATTATTCTTGGCGGGGGTACCGCTGGCTGGATAACTGCCAATCTGATGGCGACCCACTGGCAGGATAAAGGGTTTGAAATCACCTTGGTGGAATCACCGGATATCGGGATTATCGGTGTTGGGGAGGGATCAACTCCACCGCTAAAAGGTTTTATGGAGACTATAGGAGTTAGCGAATCAGAGTGGATGCCTGCCTGTAACGCTACTTACAAAGTGGGAATTACCTTTAGGGATTGGTCGGTTAAGCCGGGCTTTACTGAGTATGTTCATCCTTTTGTTGGCCAGCCTGACCAATTTACTATCCCGGCATTTTTTCATAATAGTTACTTGCGCAGGAAAGGCGTTGACCTGGAGGGACATCCGGATCATTTCTTTCTGGCTACTGAGATGATACGGCAAAAATTATCTCCAGTCGCGCCGGAAAACTTCCCTTTTGAAATTGCCTATGGCTATCATTTTGATTCTGGTTTATTGGGCCAGTTCCTGCGTCGTGTTGCCGAAAAAAAAGGCGTTCGCTATAAGGTGGCGACAGTGGCTGGCGCCATGCTCGATGCACAGGGGAATATTGATCATCTGAAAACTACTGATGGTGAGGTTCTCAAAGCGGATCTGTATGTGGACAGTTCCGGCTTCCGTGGAAGTCTTATACAACAATCCCTGAAAGTTCCTTTCATTAGTAGCGCTGAGAGTCTGTTTAACGATTCTGCGGTTGTATTTGCTACAGATCAGGATAAAGAGTATGCACCGCATACTATTTCTACTGCGATGAAATATGGCTGGGCCTGGAAAATCCCACTGACTAATCGCAATGGCAATGGCTATGTTTACAGCTCTCGCTTTGTCGACGATGACAAGGCAGAAACGGAATTTCGCGCTCACTTGGGGTTGTTGGACAGTGATGTCGAGGCGCGTAGATTAAAGTTCAAGGTGGGACGGGTTGCCCAACACTGGGCCAAGAACTGCCTGGCGGTGGGGCTCTCCCAAGGCTTTATTGAGCCTTTGGAGGCAACGGCGCTGGATATGGTTCAGGAAACCGTTGTGCGCTTTATTGAGGCCTACAACAATGGTGATCATACAGATAAGTATAGGGATGATTTTAATAATCGTATCAGTGCTCGTTTTGATGCAGTGCGGGACTATATCGTCTGTCACTACCGTATTAGTTCGAGAACTGATACGGATTATTGGATTGCCAATGGGACTAATGAAAAGATATCTCCCTCCCTGCGCTCAATCTTGATGTCCTGGATGGCAGGCAAGAATATTACTGATGAACTACTGAATCAAAAATTGGATGTCTATTTCCCGAATGTATCCTGGAATTGCCTGTTGACTGGCAAGGGGATTTACCCGGGACAGGAACAGTTGCGTCTAGGTAATGAGCTCGCACACAAATATAAACTGGACGAAATCAGGGATTTTAACCGCCGCTGTGCTCTGAACTTTATGCCGCACATGGATCAGTTAAATCAATTAAGGATGGGGTAG
- a CDS encoding VCBS domain-containing protein, which yields MTYSLKLLTAISLAVFLSACGGGGSSDESGTEDTAVGSDNNSGSNSGNDNGSSDSDSDNSGSNGNSDSDNDSSSSISGGSGSVSEDDEITVSGQLIDNSNSNQTFESGNFHGTYGELEISSDGSWTYTLDSELSDPIAGSEIATDTFSIGIGFSNSEATISISITGYDDTYTFNPASPLATLIVEGKEFASGTFLLEDVDGNTPEFVKETINGSYGDLELSSSGDWEYSLNDSADNLNNGETTEDTVSFQLSDGSTQSVTFSIVTIEPDESSIVFIFMNFSDAAPTDTTDISDIADMVFNDEDSLDNTYLKNSLGQLKFLRHLISDNSLGHYCYGEDSNEDSSIDCISYNIPDSQNGGTLSVDDASARSSQGGEYTDGGYTWRDNATEWAEANFVDDNNNPIDLSDWRHRVYIFPPEAKSAGLVGAGVASVGGRWSIVTAYTDQMIMGHELGHNIGLSHAGNDDNNDGDTFDSGESEYGTDGSFMGNAWRSRLFGSGHREYMGWYDLFPEYTQTVTQTAGRTEEVEIEAIELTAGELSGNLPQQLKVESAGSQNGKDYYYVNYHVGHDILNPSSHMENSVSVHYLDNRLFNHVAELKEPGDSFTDSNIGLTIEFQSMASDKQSATILVSYSD from the coding sequence ATGACTTATTCATTGAAGTTGCTTACAGCTATCAGTTTAGCTGTATTTCTTTCTGCTTGTGGGGGCGGCGGAAGCTCCGATGAAAGCGGTACTGAAGACACTGCTGTTGGCAGCGACAATAATTCTGGATCTAACTCTGGCAACGATAATGGCAGCTCTGATTCTGATAGTGATAACTCAGGCTCCAATGGCAATAGCGACTCTGACAATGACAGTTCCTCTAGCATAAGCGGAGGTAGTGGCAGCGTCAGTGAAGATGACGAGATCACGGTCTCAGGGCAACTGATCGATAACTCAAATAGCAATCAAACCTTTGAGTCTGGAAATTTTCACGGAACTTACGGGGAACTGGAAATCTCCAGCGATGGCAGCTGGACCTACACTCTGGACAGTGAGTTATCCGATCCCATTGCTGGCTCAGAAATAGCTACCGACACGTTCAGTATTGGCATTGGCTTCAGTAACTCAGAAGCGACCATATCCATTTCCATCACTGGATACGATGACACCTACACTTTTAACCCCGCCAGCCCACTGGCTACCCTAATTGTTGAAGGGAAGGAATTTGCTTCAGGTACATTCCTTTTAGAGGATGTCGATGGCAACACACCGGAGTTCGTCAAGGAAACTATTAACGGCTCATACGGTGATTTAGAGTTATCCAGCAGTGGGGACTGGGAATACAGCCTGAATGACTCAGCAGATAATTTGAATAATGGTGAGACCACAGAAGATACCGTTTCATTTCAACTGAGTGATGGCTCTACCCAATCAGTTACTTTTTCTATTGTCACCATCGAGCCTGACGAAAGTAGTATCGTATTCATTTTTATGAACTTCTCTGATGCAGCACCGACGGATACTACTGACATCTCAGATATTGCAGATATGGTATTTAACGATGAGGACTCCCTCGATAATACCTATCTAAAGAATTCATTGGGACAGCTAAAATTTCTCCGTCATCTCATCAGTGACAATTCCCTGGGGCATTACTGTTATGGCGAAGATAGTAATGAAGACAGCTCCATTGACTGCATCAGCTACAATATTCCCGATAGCCAGAATGGTGGCACTTTAAGTGTTGATGATGCATCGGCCCGATCCAGTCAGGGTGGAGAGTATACCGATGGAGGATATACTTGGCGGGATAATGCCACCGAGTGGGCTGAGGCCAATTTTGTAGATGACAACAACAATCCGATTGACCTAAGCGACTGGCGCCACCGAGTCTACATTTTTCCTCCAGAGGCCAAGAGTGCCGGGCTAGTAGGGGCTGGTGTCGCTTCCGTTGGTGGAAGGTGGAGCATCGTTACTGCCTATACAGATCAGATGATTATGGGCCACGAGCTTGGACACAATATTGGACTGAGCCATGCTGGCAATGATGACAACAATGATGGGGATACCTTCGATAGTGGCGAAAGCGAATATGGAACAGACGGGAGCTTTATGGGGAATGCCTGGAGATCTCGCTTGTTTGGCAGTGGTCACCGTGAGTATATGGGCTGGTATGATTTATTCCCCGAATATACTCAAACGGTAACCCAGACCGCCGGCAGAACAGAAGAGGTGGAGATTGAAGCTATTGAGCTGACTGCGGGAGAGCTCTCAGGAAATCTGCCCCAGCAGCTGAAAGTTGAGAGTGCGGGTAGTCAGAATGGGAAAGACTACTACTACGTGAACTACCATGTAGGCCATGACATACTGAACCCATCGTCTCATATGGAAAATTCAGTATCCGTTCATTATCTCGATAATAGACTCTTTAACCATGTAGCAGAACTCAAGGAGCCAGGAGATAGCTTTACCGACTCAAATATTGGCTTAACCATTGAGTTTCAATCTATGGCCTCAGACAAACAGTCGGCCACTATCTTAGTCAGTTACAGTGATTAG
- a CDS encoding DUF3857 domain-containing protein: MKYRSFGQILAVTLLFAVSLAQATPEINIAPTPTWVDAVDLSSSVTAPEGSVRYHLSNSQISHTNEQHQYYFQLVMEPLNQQGVKQVSELNISFYPAFQQLVVHEITVTRNDQVIDRLDKQDFKLFQSEQELSSKLYSEMWNALYILEDIRPGDKISYAYTLEGSNPIFERGDFGTFYLSWPDAIDRRYVKITSDNKLNYRFNNEKVPVNVTRNNDTYQYTLDLKQVSPILQEGEYPHWHDPFNYIQYSGYNSWAEVNDWAMTLYDIDLSLPEELTRQLDQWRAEEGLEGAVSKAIAYVQEDIRYFGIEFGINSHQPRTPRETLDKRYGDCKDKAILITAMLSHLGVSSYPALVSSGRGRDLANDIPSPSSFDHVISVIELNGQDYWVDGTASGQGSNIKSKGFFDYELALPIRKGTRALKQVTTIYPANGTLQLDVTENFEINAGANTAGLTVESTYSALKAEQMRQFFQSADSEYIKSNYANFMATYYPGIEITSNIKHQDNRGENVLQVSELYEISDFAELNSARKIFSLYGSSIASYITSPQKRIRQSPLALAHPVDIHHKAIAKVTGEVLWREESQELQIDNPWFTFSRTSDHTGNNISVNYAFKSKTDHVRNTDIAEYMEQLDKLDEALQYQFWAKGDNSNTQETSKAMKNLVKSLIRK, translated from the coding sequence TTGAAATATCGTTCCTTCGGCCAAATTCTGGCTGTGACTCTCTTATTTGCTGTGTCGCTGGCCCAGGCTACCCCTGAAATTAACATAGCCCCAACACCCACTTGGGTGGATGCCGTCGACCTCTCGAGTAGTGTCACTGCACCCGAAGGCAGTGTTAGGTATCACCTGAGTAACTCCCAGATATCCCATACGAACGAACAACACCAATACTATTTTCAGTTGGTGATGGAGCCCCTCAATCAGCAAGGGGTTAAACAGGTATCGGAACTGAACATTAGTTTTTACCCCGCGTTCCAGCAGCTGGTCGTTCACGAAATTACCGTCACCCGCAATGATCAAGTGATTGATCGCCTGGACAAACAGGACTTCAAGTTATTCCAGTCTGAGCAGGAGCTGTCCAGCAAACTCTACTCTGAAATGTGGAATGCGCTTTACATTCTTGAGGATATCCGACCCGGTGACAAAATCTCCTACGCTTATACACTCGAGGGAAGCAATCCTATTTTTGAACGCGGGGATTTTGGTACTTTCTACTTGTCATGGCCGGATGCCATCGACAGGCGCTATGTAAAAATTACCAGTGACAACAAGCTCAACTACCGTTTTAACAATGAAAAAGTACCGGTGAACGTTACCCGCAATAACGACACTTACCAGTACACACTGGACCTGAAGCAGGTATCTCCGATACTTCAGGAGGGGGAATATCCTCACTGGCATGACCCATTCAACTACATCCAATATTCAGGCTATAACAGCTGGGCTGAAGTAAACGACTGGGCAATGACACTCTACGATATTGACCTCTCCCTGCCAGAGGAACTCACCCGGCAATTGGATCAATGGCGCGCAGAGGAAGGCCTTGAGGGAGCGGTCAGCAAGGCTATTGCCTACGTTCAGGAGGATATTCGCTACTTTGGGATCGAGTTTGGAATCAACTCACACCAACCGCGAACGCCGAGAGAGACTTTGGATAAGCGCTATGGCGACTGTAAAGACAAGGCCATATTAATAACCGCCATGTTGTCTCACCTGGGGGTTAGCTCTTACCCCGCTTTGGTGTCTTCAGGACGCGGGCGTGACCTTGCCAATGATATCCCCTCTCCCAGTTCGTTTGATCATGTAATCAGCGTCATTGAGCTCAATGGACAAGATTATTGGGTTGACGGCACCGCTTCCGGACAGGGCTCCAATATCAAAAGCAAAGGCTTCTTTGATTATGAATTGGCACTCCCCATTCGAAAGGGAACCCGAGCATTAAAACAAGTAACCACGATTTATCCCGCCAATGGCACTCTGCAACTGGATGTCACCGAAAATTTTGAAATCAATGCCGGTGCCAATACCGCAGGGCTAACTGTTGAGTCCACCTACAGCGCTCTCAAAGCGGAGCAGATGCGTCAATTTTTCCAGTCAGCGGACTCTGAATACATAAAGAGTAATTACGCAAACTTTATGGCAACTTACTACCCTGGTATTGAAATTACATCCAATATCAAGCACCAGGACAATCGGGGTGAAAATGTACTTCAGGTATCGGAGCTATATGAGATCAGTGATTTTGCCGAGTTGAACTCTGCTCGGAAGATTTTCTCACTGTATGGCTCCAGTATCGCGTCCTATATCACCAGTCCTCAGAAGCGCATTCGCCAGAGCCCACTCGCATTAGCGCATCCAGTAGATATCCATCACAAGGCAATAGCCAAGGTTACCGGTGAAGTCTTGTGGCGAGAAGAATCTCAGGAACTTCAGATTGACAACCCCTGGTTTACCTTCTCAAGAACCTCTGATCATACTGGTAACAATATCTCAGTGAACTACGCCTTTAAATCCAAAACAGACCACGTTCGCAACACAGATATTGCCGAGTATATGGAGCAGCTGGATAAACTGGATGAAGCCCTTCAATATCAGTTTTGGGCAAAAGGCGACAACTCCAATACCCAGGAAACCAGCAAGGCAATGAAAAACCTGGTTAAGTCATTGATCAGGAAGTAA
- a CDS encoding DUF3014 domain-containing protein, whose protein sequence is MSEQQSRQGWIIGIIVVVVVAAAAYWLWTGEEKKKKFPPSVLLKNPKLLPSQRPWHNLRARNQPSRPRSRSLKRSPAESRLPLNESDKAAYDELMSLAPDGALSRWLVPDEVIRKWVAAANAASRGELIHKHRPLKTIRGPITVTGSSAEGYQLSPENYRRYDQPVRLFALANTDAIITLYQYWYPRLAQAYGELGIRNKSFHQVVIGAIDNVLAAPDVEGPIQLIRPSVYYKFADPKLEKLPGIQKLMIRMGPDNAARVKEKLKEIKAKLEEMPVQEQTQ, encoded by the coding sequence ATGTCGGAACAACAATCTAGGCAAGGGTGGATCATCGGCATTATTGTGGTGGTCGTTGTCGCTGCAGCAGCCTATTGGCTCTGGACCGGCGAGGAAAAGAAAAAGAAATTCCCACCATCGGTGTTGTTGAAGAACCCCAAACTGCTCCCGAGCCAGAGGCCCTGGCACAACCTGAGAGCCAGGAACCAGCCCAGCCGCCCGAGGAGCCGGTCATTGAAGAGGAGCCCGGCAGAGAGCCGCCTCCCCCTGAACGAGAGCGACAAGGCCGCATATGACGAGTTAATGTCCTTGGCACCCGACGGCGCCCTGTCCCGCTGGCTGGTACCCGACGAAGTAATACGTAAATGGGTGGCCGCTGCCAACGCAGCATCCCGTGGTGAGCTGATTCACAAGCATCGCCCGCTGAAAACCATTCGCGGCCCCATCACCGTTACCGGGTCATCCGCTGAAGGCTACCAGCTGTCCCCGGAGAACTATCGCCGTTACGACCAACCAGTACGATTGTTCGCACTGGCTAACACTGATGCCATCATTACTTTGTATCAGTACTGGTACCCCCGTTTAGCTCAGGCCTATGGCGAGCTGGGGATTCGCAACAAGTCATTCCACCAGGTGGTGATTGGAGCAATCGACAATGTACTGGCAGCGCCAGATGTTGAAGGCCCTATTCAATTGATACGCCCATCGGTGTATTACAAATTTGCCGATCCAAAACTGGAAAAACTCCCTGGAATACAAAAGCTGATGATCCGCATGGGCCCCGACAATGCAGCCCGAGTTAAGGAAAAGCTGAAAGAGATAAAGGCTAAGCTCGAAGAAATGCCCGTTCAGGAGCAAACCCAATAA